One Candidatus Woesearchaeota archaeon genomic window, AGTGGAAACTCTTTGAAACTAGATTTAGGAATAGCTGAAGAAATAAACAAGGCAAGGCAATTAGAAAAATTAAAAAATAAAAATAATGAAAATGAAAGTAAATTAAAAAGAAAAGAGTTAGTAGAATCATATAAATCATTAATTGCGGGGCATGAGAGCAAGAAAGTTGAATTAAAATCAACTTTAAGATGGTGTACTAAAACAGACTCATTAAATAAAGATTTAGAATTTGAATGTTTAAAAACAATTAATGCCTTTTTAAATTCTAATGGTGGATTTTTATTTATTGGTGTTGATGACGATGGAAAACCTTATGGGATTGAAAAAGATATTAAGTCTTTTGGGAAAAAAAATAATTTAGACAAATTCTCAACACATTTAGAATCTTTAATTAGTGATAGAATTGAAAAATCAGCTTTATCTTCAGTAACATTTGATAGCTTTAAATTAGACAACAAATTAATCTTTGTAGTAAATGTAATTAAGGGTAAAATTTGGCATTTTGTAAAAAATAATTCTAAAAAATATGATTTTTATATTAGAGGTAATTCATCTTCAAGAAAATTTTTAAACCCTATTGAAATTAGAGACTATCAAGACAAACATAAAAAAGGCTTGAAAAATTAGAAGAAGAATCTAGCTCATAATATTTTTTATAAGGTTTTTTTGAGTATCTTTAAAATTTAGATTTGGATTTATAATTAATTTACCCTTAGAAATATATTTTTCATAAAAAATAACACCTAATATTTCTTTTTCGCCTAAATCTTCAAATACCTTGATAGTAGTTCTTTCAATTGCTTCAAATCGTTTAGCTCCAAAGCCAAATTCCTCTTTCTCAT contains:
- a CDS encoding ATP-binding protein, whose protein sequence is MKLNKSFIAIIFFTIIVLSGIYISYNQNIKWQISQQDNAEKYILDNYNVENLKNLTYVTSMCYYHGSFYNCQLNSKTFGYSQVEFFLINNTYHYKLIEAESPENSVYFYLIFIFIFIYGIIVYKIFSGNSLKLDLGIAEEINKARQLEKLKNKNNENESKLKRKELVESYKSLIAGHESKKVELKSTLRWCTKTDSLNKDLEFECLKTINAFLNSNGGFLFIGVDDDGKPYGIEKDIKSFGKKNNLDKFSTHLESLISDRIEKSALSSVTFDSFKLDNKLIFVVNVIKGKIWHFVKNNSKKYDFYIRGNSSSRKFLNPIEIRDYQDKHKKGLKN